From a region of the Paenibacillus sp. FSL R10-2734 genome:
- a CDS encoding S-layer homology domain-containing protein codes for MMRVYRRGRERGTVEALRQMGVLQGRSGVKFAPREEASRAEVLAMILRWLDMRLICAFE; via the coding sequence ATGATGCGAGTATACCGACGTGGGCGAGAGAGGGGTACAGTGGAAGCGCTCAGACAGATGGGCGTGCTGCAAGGACGCAGCGGCGTCAAGTTCGCACCGAGAGAAGAAGCTTCGCGGGCGGAAGTGTTGGCGATGATCTTGCGTTGGTTGGATATGAGACTGATCTGTGCATTTGAATAG
- a CDS encoding ATP-binding cassette domain-containing protein, with protein MKILEVKNVKKSYTLYGKEKVPVLHDVNLSFETGEFVSILGESGCGKSTLMNIIGGMDSDYEGDVLVRGKNLSKMTEKEMDDYRKNNIGFVFQNFNLIPHLSVLENVTVAMQMTNTSEKERNKRAIDILTEVGLKDHLKKRPNQLSGGQKQRVSIARALSNNPDIILADEPTGALDKDTGDQILVLLDSIAKRGILVITVTHSQKVADYGSRIVKLEEGLVKDDIHLKDRSMATYDGGNGSSRNLSLLASFKMALQNMKLNAKRNVLVALGGSIGILSVLLMLSLGNGITSYINNEINSSMDPLLVDITKPNPEAKDMKGPEAMMLPGVTFTKTDVETIRNFPNVDRVETITTITGKSTTVFEEQTGSLTQLTTLNDTFDKATIKAGALPKENEILLPMKIASQLSGVDQPESMVGKSIHLYITEMDAHHKPITLEKEIIVSGIYEGADPRAQMAPTGYIPTLTLEHMYTDKGLTIGPIQVNAFATDMKYVKGINAAAVDMGFSGSQTAAIMERITTYVDMATIVLSGIAGISLIVSGIMILVVLYISVVERTKEIGILRAIGARKKDIKRIFFSESALLGIFSGVFAIIFAAVISFGLNILLENAFGVKLINLSGSYIVFGLVVSTVISIIAGLMPSSKAAKLDPMESLRYE; from the coding sequence ATGAAAATATTAGAGGTTAAGAATGTAAAAAAATCGTATACTTTATATGGTAAAGAAAAGGTTCCTGTACTCCATGATGTGAATTTGAGCTTTGAGACTGGCGAATTTGTTTCCATCCTCGGAGAGTCTGGTTGCGGCAAGTCCACATTGATGAATATCATTGGTGGAATGGACTCTGATTATGAGGGCGATGTCCTTGTTCGTGGAAAGAACCTAAGCAAGATGACCGAAAAGGAAATGGATGATTATCGCAAGAACAATATTGGCTTCGTATTTCAAAACTTTAATCTAATTCCACATTTATCCGTCTTGGAAAATGTTACAGTTGCGATGCAGATGACGAATACAAGCGAGAAGGAACGTAACAAACGTGCTATAGATATTTTGACTGAGGTAGGATTAAAGGATCATCTGAAAAAACGTCCAAATCAACTATCCGGTGGACAGAAGCAACGGGTATCGATTGCACGCGCGTTGTCGAATAATCCAGACATTATTTTAGCAGATGAACCTACGGGTGCATTGGATAAAGATACAGGTGATCAAATTTTAGTTTTGTTGGACAGCATTGCGAAAAGAGGAATTTTGGTTATTACCGTAACCCACTCGCAGAAAGTAGCCGACTACGGTAGCCGTATCGTTAAGCTTGAAGAGGGTCTAGTTAAAGATGATATTCATTTAAAAGATCGTTCTATGGCTACCTACGATGGGGGAAATGGATCATCCCGAAATCTCAGCTTACTTGCTTCTTTCAAAATGGCCCTTCAAAACATGAAGCTCAACGCCAAACGTAATGTATTGGTAGCATTGGGTGGATCTATAGGTATTTTAAGTGTACTCTTGATGCTTTCCTTAGGAAATGGGATTACGAGCTATATTAATAATGAAATTAATTCAAGTATGGACCCTTTACTTGTGGATATCACTAAGCCAAATCCGGAAGCCAAGGACATGAAAGGTCCAGAAGCGATGATGTTACCAGGCGTTACGTTTACAAAGACTGATGTTGAAACGATCCGTAACTTTCCAAATGTAGATCGTGTAGAGACCATAACAACCATTACAGGCAAGTCTACTACGGTTTTTGAGGAACAAACGGGTAGTCTAACACAACTAACCACCTTAAACGATACATTTGATAAAGCGACGATTAAAGCAGGGGCTCTACCAAAAGAAAATGAAATTTTGTTACCAATGAAAATAGCAAGTCAATTAAGCGGAGTTGATCAACCGGAATCTATGGTAGGGAAATCTATTCATCTGTATATTACTGAAATGGATGCTCATCATAAACCGATAACGCTGGAGAAAGAAATTATTGTCTCTGGTATTTATGAAGGCGCTGATCCAAGAGCACAAATGGCACCAACAGGATATATTCCTACACTGACACTAGAGCATATGTATACGGATAAAGGGCTTACCATTGGCCCAATTCAGGTTAATGCTTTTGCAACTGATATGAAATATGTGAAGGGTATTAATGCAGCGGCTGTTGATATGGGCTTCTCAGGCTCCCAAACGGCAGCAATCATGGAGCGTATCACGACTTATGTGGATATGGCTACGATCGTTCTATCTGGTATTGCAGGAATTTCGCTCATCGTATCAGGGATTATGATATTGGTTGTCCTTTATATTAGTGTGGTAGAACGGACTAAGGAAATCGGGATTCTTCGTGCCATTGGGGCAAGAAAAAAAGATATCAAGCGAATATTCTTTTCCGAATCTGCATTATTAGGAATATTTAGTGGTGTTTTTGCAATAATTTTTGCAGCAGTCATTAGTTTTGGGTTAAATATACTTCTGGAAAATGCTTTTGGCGTAAAGCTTATTAACTTATCTGGATCATATATCGTATTCGGATTAGTTGTAAGTACAGTAATTAGTATCATTGCTGGTTTGATGCCTTCATCGAAGGCTGCCAAGCTCGATCCAATGGAATCTCTACGATACGAATAA
- a CDS encoding HAMP domain-containing sensor histidine kinase — translation MVRKSLRFRIVVTFIGIVLASLIISFFLFMQFAEKNSTPNYLFTSIAEDVAKVINLIDDPEKVNAFADLLNKLGIDIAMVNDSSAPVFSLDKENMATLFNTNTTDAVFLSGKGGLAIVGIPKVDDGKSAFIIKIDFSMIVLGLRYILILTLLAVLVIGSLLILFMSGYIVKPIKKLTVAAKEMASGNLSFRLTYRNKDEVGELMESFNRMASELQKMDAVRDDFVSNVSHEMQSPLTSIRGFTRALQDGVIPLDQQKEHLDIIYEETLRLSRLSDNLLRLASLDSEHHPVNPTTFQLDEQLRRTIVFAEPQWARKDIMIELDLLPCEITVDKDLFDQVWQNLINNAIKYTEQEGTIHVEIEVSEPFVKVYIKDSGRGIPEEALPLIFDRFYMVEKARSSALKGNGLGLSIVMKILKIHDCKIEVESKVGEGTTFVVTIPRT, via the coding sequence ATGGTGAGAAAAAGTCTGCGTTTTCGAATCGTTGTGACGTTCATTGGTATTGTTTTAGCTAGTTTGATTATATCCTTTTTTCTTTTTATGCAGTTTGCAGAAAAAAATAGTACCCCAAACTATTTGTTCACTAGTATAGCTGAAGATGTAGCAAAAGTAATAAACCTAATAGATGATCCGGAAAAAGTAAATGCATTTGCAGATCTTCTTAATAAGTTGGGCATAGATATAGCGATGGTTAATGACTCGAGTGCCCCTGTCTTTTCTTTAGACAAGGAAAATATGGCTACCCTATTCAACACCAACACAACCGATGCAGTTTTTCTATCTGGTAAGGGCGGACTTGCTATCGTAGGGATTCCCAAGGTAGATGATGGTAAAAGTGCTTTCATCATTAAAATTGACTTTTCAATGATTGTATTGGGATTGAGATATATTCTCATATTAACGCTACTAGCTGTACTAGTCATCGGAAGTTTGCTTATCTTGTTCATGTCCGGGTACATTGTGAAGCCGATCAAAAAGCTGACTGTTGCTGCTAAGGAAATGGCGTCAGGCAATTTATCTTTCCGATTGACTTATCGTAATAAAGATGAAGTTGGAGAACTGATGGAGAGCTTTAATCGTATGGCTAGTGAACTGCAAAAAATGGACGCTGTTCGTGATGATTTTGTCAGCAATGTGTCCCATGAAATGCAGTCACCGCTTACTTCGATTAGAGGGTTTACAAGAGCACTGCAAGATGGTGTTATTCCATTAGATCAGCAAAAAGAACATCTGGATATTATCTATGAGGAAACATTACGTCTATCTAGGCTTAGTGATAATCTGCTCCGATTAGCCTCACTCGATTCGGAACATCATCCGGTTAATCCGACCACATTCCAATTAGACGAACAATTAAGAAGAACGATCGTATTTGCGGAACCACAGTGGGCGCGGAAAGATATTATGATTGAATTGGATTTATTACCTTGCGAGATCACGGTGGATAAAGATTTATTTGATCAGGTCTGGCAGAACTTAATAAATAATGCCATAAAATATACGGAGCAAGAGGGTACCATTCATGTTGAAATCGAGGTATCTGAGCCATTTGTAAAGGTATATATTAAAGATTCCGGACGAGGCATACCAGAGGAAGCACTTCCGCTCATCTTTGATCGATTCTATATGGTGGAAAAGGCGCGGAGCAGTGCTCTTAAAGGGAATGGACTTGGACTTTCCATTGTGATGAAAATTCTAAAGATACATGATTGTAAAATTGAAGTAGAGAGTAAAGTCGGAGAAGGGACCACTTTTGTTGTAACGATCCCTAGAACATAA
- a CDS encoding response regulator transcription factor, translating to MSTILVVDDDSHIRKLIRLYLEKDQFSVVEAEDGQIALDILAHTKIDLAIVDVMMPHIDGIELTEDIRSYIDMPILMVTAKGESKDKVRGFNAGSDDYLVKPFDPIELVLRVKSLLKRYHVTPSNVIQLGGVTIDLGNLTVANADQTVELKKKECELLFALAGSPKQIFTRTQLIENIWGMDYEGDERTVDVHIKRLRERLEPIPQFIISTVRGLGYRLELA from the coding sequence ATGAGCACAATTCTAGTGGTTGACGATGATTCCCATATTCGCAAATTAATACGATTATATCTAGAAAAAGATCAGTTTTCTGTAGTGGAAGCGGAAGATGGTCAAATTGCATTAGACATTCTAGCTCACACGAAAATCGATTTAGCGATTGTGGATGTGATGATGCCGCATATCGATGGCATTGAACTGACAGAAGATATCCGATCTTATATTGATATGCCGATCCTAATGGTTACAGCCAAAGGAGAGTCTAAGGATAAAGTCAGGGGATTTAATGCAGGGTCAGACGATTATTTAGTAAAGCCGTTTGATCCCATAGAATTGGTTCTGCGTGTGAAATCATTATTGAAGAGATATCATGTGACTCCTTCGAATGTTATTCAATTAGGGGGAGTAACGATTGATCTAGGAAATCTAACAGTCGCTAATGCCGATCAAACGGTTGAATTAAAAAAGAAGGAATGTGAATTGTTATTTGCTTTGGCGGGTTCGCCAAAGCAAATCTTCACACGTACTCAGCTAATAGAAAATATATGGGGAATGGATTATGAAGGCGATGAGCGGACGGTTGATGTGCATATCAAACGCTTAAGAGAGCGTCTTGAGCCTATCCCTCAGTTCATCATTTCTACGGTAAGAGGGCTTGGATATCGTCTGGAGTTAGCATAG